The Nitratidesulfovibrio sp. SRB-5 genome includes a window with the following:
- a CDS encoding TMEM165/GDT1 family protein, translating into MEAFIAAFGMVAIAEMGDKTQLLSFVLATRFCGRQWPIICGIFVATVANHFCAAYVGEWVSANIGPDMLRWGLGLAFLAFAVWALIPDKLESEGECKTRESAFLSTLVLFFLAEMGDKTQLATVALGARYADLLMVTMGTTLGMMAANVPAVLLGERLGQMFPLDKMRFVAAALFAVFGTLILFKVNMGLGLAGL; encoded by the coding sequence GTGGAAGCTTTCATCGCCGCCTTCGGAATGGTCGCCATCGCCGAAATGGGCGACAAGACGCAGCTCTTGTCGTTCGTCCTGGCAACGCGCTTCTGTGGCCGCCAGTGGCCCATCATCTGTGGCATTTTCGTGGCCACGGTAGCCAATCATTTCTGTGCCGCCTATGTGGGCGAATGGGTGTCCGCCAACATCGGCCCGGACATGCTGCGCTGGGGGCTGGGGCTGGCCTTTCTGGCCTTTGCCGTGTGGGCGCTGATCCCCGACAAGCTGGAATCGGAAGGGGAGTGCAAGACGCGGGAAAGCGCCTTCCTGTCCACCCTGGTGCTGTTCTTCCTGGCGGAGATGGGCGACAAGACCCAGCTGGCCACCGTGGCGCTGGGCGCGCGCTACGCGGACCTGCTGATGGTGACCATGGGCACCACCCTGGGCATGATGGCCGCCAACGTGCCCGCCGTGCTGCTGGGCGAACGCCTGGGGCAGATGTTTCCTCTGGACAAGATGCGCTTTGTGGCCGCCGCGCTGTTCGCGGTGTTCGGCACGCTGATCCTGTTCAAGGTCAATATGGGACTGGGGCTGGCCGGCCTGTAG
- a CDS encoding MarR family winged helix-turn-helix transcriptional regulator, translating to MSDTGKLTHAIVEFYEKLSSWEHDVVREQGLTLPQTHTLEILGIHGALPMKELAARMGVTTGTLTVLVDRLEDKQLVVRRPHEHDRRSILVALTQRGQTQYEEHDRLHRRLTADLTADLTAEQKAALLHCLETMNASF from the coding sequence ATGTCCGACACCGGCAAGCTCACCCACGCCATCGTGGAATTCTACGAAAAGCTCTCCTCGTGGGAGCACGACGTGGTGCGCGAACAGGGGCTTACCCTGCCCCAGACGCACACGCTGGAGATTCTGGGCATTCACGGCGCGCTGCCCATGAAGGAACTGGCCGCGCGCATGGGGGTGACCACCGGCACCCTCACCGTGCTGGTGGACCGGCTGGAGGACAAGCAGCTGGTGGTGCGCCGCCCGCACGAGCACGACCGGCGGTCCATCCTCGTGGCCCTGACCCAGCGCGGCCAGACGCAGTACGAGGAGCACGACCGGCTGCACCGCCGCCTGACCGCCGACCTGACCGCCGACCTGACCGCCGAGCAGAAGGCGGCCCTGCTGCACTGCCTGGAGACCATGAACGCCTCGTTCTAG
- a CDS encoding cobalt transporter yields MPALPVLPDPPVPPDSPDPPDPHLHLLLAGCYGVLVWHLPPLGLAVVAAGLAGLFVATPLRRRLRPGMLRGHAWFVLAWVVLRFALACLGTAETPPLPVIGGEGDGGGGLFDALRLAWPDGPLLAHAARESALLGVRLALLIGIGLALALAASPRALGLALVWLLRPVLGARAWQPALGIALMVHFLPMAQGTFTQVSRAADLRGPLPLRRRAVLLPAAVLRILGQRTWTQTVAVAARGLDRPEAWRPDFPFRPVRWALALLLVGLGVGMTFLPV; encoded by the coding sequence GTGCCAGCCCTGCCAGTCCTGCCGGATCCGCCGGTACCGCCGGATTCGCCGGACCCGCCGGACCCGCACCTGCATCTGCTGCTGGCCGGATGCTACGGCGTGCTGGTGTGGCATCTGCCGCCCCTGGGGCTGGCCGTGGTGGCGGCGGGTCTGGCCGGCCTGTTCGTCGCCACACCGCTGCGGCGCAGGCTGCGCCCGGGCATGCTGCGCGGCCACGCATGGTTCGTGCTGGCGTGGGTGGTGTTGCGTTTCGCGCTGGCCTGCCTGGGGACGGCGGAAACGCCGCCCCTGCCGGTCATTGGAGGCGAAGGAGACGGCGGGGGCGGGCTGTTCGACGCCCTGCGCCTGGCCTGGCCGGACGGCCCCCTGCTGGCGCACGCCGCGCGCGAATCCGCGCTGCTGGGGGTGCGGCTGGCCCTGCTCATCGGCATCGGCCTTGCGCTGGCCCTGGCCGCATCGCCCCGCGCGCTGGGGCTGGCGCTGGTGTGGCTGCTGCGCCCCGTGCTGGGCGCGCGGGCTTGGCAGCCCGCGCTGGGCATTGCGCTGATGGTGCACTTTCTGCCCATGGCGCAGGGAACGTTCACGCAGGTATCCCGCGCTGCGGACCTGCGCGGACCGCTGCCCCTGCGGCGGCGCGCCGTGCTGCTGCCCGCCGCCGTGCTGCGCATCCTGGGCCAGCGCACCTGGACCCAGACCGTGGCCGTGGCCGCGCGCGGGCTGGACCGCCCTGAGGCATGGCGGCCCGACTTTCCCTTTCGCCCCGTCCGCTGGGCCTTGGCCCTGTTGCTGGTGGGGCTGGGCGTGGGCATGACCTTTCTGCCGGTGTGA
- a CDS encoding LexA family protein: MSAGFPVVSVRSVSPASTTPRASVSCPLLLARVAAGFPSPADDYMDRPLDIAEHLVRHPEATFFLRAQGQSMTGAGIHDGDLLVVDRAVEPVHNKVAIVAVDGELTVKRLYLRAGRVVLLPENPDYEPLDVTGRDDVHVWGVVTYVVHAL; encoded by the coding sequence ATGTCCGCCGGTTTCCCCGTTGTCTCCGTCAGGTCCGTTTCCCCGGCCAGCACGACGCCGCGCGCGTCCGTTTCCTGCCCCTTGCTGCTGGCGCGGGTGGCGGCGGGCTTTCCTTCGCCCGCCGACGATTACATGGACAGGCCGCTGGACATCGCAGAGCACCTGGTCCGCCATCCGGAAGCCACCTTCTTCCTGCGGGCGCAGGGCCAGTCCATGACCGGCGCGGGCATCCACGACGGCGATCTGCTGGTGGTGGACCGGGCGGTGGAGCCCGTGCACAACAAGGTGGCCATCGTGGCCGTGGACGGTGAACTTACCGTCAAGCGCCTGTATCTGCGCGCGGGCCGGGTGGTGCTGCTGCCGGAAAACCCGGACTACGAGCCGCTGGACGTCACCGGGCGGGACGACGTGCACGTCTGGGGCGTGGTGACCTACGTGGTGCACGCCCTGTAG
- a CDS encoding Y-family DNA polymerase, whose protein sequence is MPAPAHLPFRQVSPAAASPTSPGPSCSANTDGPASLAYPPDSADSADSASPDNSPSSPGPSGSSGPSASSGQPWALVDCNNFYASCERLFRPDLRGKPIVVLSNNDGCIISRSDEAKALGVEMGAPAFKVRRELARLGVHVFSSNYALYGDLSSRVMRTLGTLVPEVDVYSIDEAFLPLRGPLAADPVAVGRALRERVARWTGIPISVGIAPTRTLAKIAGRVAKRTPRCEGVFDLARSREVLGMSMDDLLGSLPVESVWGVGRRLAGMLRGAGITTARALRDAGDDWVRRRMSVTGLRTVLELRGLPCIGAEEQGEPPSPRHTVVSSRSFAGRIADVAMLREALATHAALAGAKLRRAGLVAGGLAVHVRTARHDEQAALRCDDSVALPLPVPTADSAVFIRLAHEGLDRVFRPGYPYAKAGVMLYGLERADTRQGSLLALADGTAERDAARERLMAVADRINARYGRGKLRHAAEGLDDEAPWHMRQKHRSPRRTTAWDELAEALCE, encoded by the coding sequence ATGCCAGCCCCCGCACATCTTCCCTTCCGGCAGGTTTCGCCCGCCGCCGCTTCGCCGACATCTCCCGGCCCTTCCTGTTCCGCCAATACTGATGGTCCCGCCAGTCTCGCTTATCCCCCAGATTCCGCTGATTCCGCCGATTCCGCCAGTCCCGACAACTCGCCCAGTTCGCCCGGCCCGTCCGGCTCGTCCGGCCCGTCCGCCTCGTCCGGTCAGCCGTGGGCGCTGGTGGACTGCAACAACTTCTACGCATCGTGCGAGCGGCTGTTCCGGCCCGACCTGCGCGGCAAGCCCATCGTGGTGCTGTCCAACAACGACGGGTGCATCATCTCGCGCTCGGACGAGGCCAAGGCCCTGGGCGTGGAGATGGGCGCCCCGGCCTTCAAGGTGCGGCGCGAACTGGCCCGGCTGGGGGTGCACGTCTTTTCCTCCAACTATGCCCTGTACGGCGACCTTTCCAGCCGGGTCATGCGCACCTTGGGCACCCTTGTTCCCGAGGTGGATGTGTATTCCATCGACGAGGCCTTTCTGCCCCTGCGCGGTCCGCTGGCCGCCGACCCCGTGGCGGTGGGCCGCGCCCTGCGCGAACGGGTGGCGCGCTGGACCGGCATTCCCATTTCCGTGGGCATTGCCCCCACGCGCACCCTGGCCAAGATTGCCGGGCGGGTGGCCAAGCGCACCCCGCGATGTGAAGGCGTGTTCGACCTGGCCCGCAGCCGCGAGGTGCTGGGCATGAGCATGGACGATCTGCTGGGTTCGCTGCCCGTGGAGTCGGTGTGGGGCGTGGGGCGGCGGCTGGCGGGCATGCTGCGCGGCGCGGGCATCACCACGGCCCGTGCGCTGCGCGATGCGGGAGATGACTGGGTGCGGCGGCGCATGAGCGTCACCGGGTTGCGTACCGTGCTGGAACTGCGCGGCCTGCCGTGCATCGGGGCAGAGGAACAGGGCGAACCGCCCTCGCCGCGCCACACGGTGGTCTCCTCGCGCTCGTTCGCCGGGCGCATCGCCGACGTGGCCATGCTGCGCGAGGCGCTGGCCACCCACGCCGCCCTGGCCGGGGCCAAGCTGCGCCGGGCCGGGCTGGTGGCCGGGGGGCTGGCCGTGCACGTGCGCACCGCCCGCCACGACGAACAGGCGGCCCTGCGTTGCGACGACAGCGTGGCCCTGCCCCTGCCGGTGCCCACGGCGGACAGCGCGGTGTTCATCCGGCTGGCGCATGAAGGACTCGACCGCGTCTTTCGTCCGGGGTATCCCTACGCCAAGGCCGGGGTGATGCTGTACGGTCTGGAACGGGCCGACACCCGGCAGGGCAGCCTGCTGGCCCTGGCCGACGGCACGGCGGAACGCGACGCCGCGCGTGAACGGCTGATGGCCGTGGCCGACCGGATCAACGCCCGGTACGGTCGCGGCAAGCTGCGCCACGCGGCGGAAGGGCTGGACGACGAGGCCCCCTGGCACATGCGCCAGAAGCACCGTTCGCCCCGCCGCACCACGGCGTGGGACGAACTGGCCGAGGCGCTGTGCGAATAG
- a CDS encoding iron-containing alcohol dehydrogenase yields the protein MKDFVYHNPVEVRFGPGVLAGLGARVRAAGVDHVVLVGGGEAARRVGAYDQAVASLDGAGVRRSEVWGVTANPDLGTVLRIAAAAGTGGEGSTAHAPIGGGTGFVAIGGGSVIDATKAAAALVPLLAEGRDPWSPFAERKPVTRSLPVFAVSILSGTGSEMNGNAVITRGASGHKWGMRCPSPVATFVDVTFQQGLPWHLTVNGAVDAMSHVLEFSVVGTPAASTEAGVGRKAPELPFFAEEAVLAQNEALLRTIVRAAARLRADAHDAEARGALAWASGVGLSGLTGVGLGAGSWESHALEHAVSGLHPHVPHGLALAVIYPRWMEEVARDKAPAMRRLAAALEATVAEALAEPGEDGNPSALPAGDRDAPERCALLLRALFRHWGAPAGLSHWGVSEGDVERLVQLAKEYPRPLQLAADRVERVFRASL from the coding sequence ATGAAGGATTTCGTCTATCACAACCCGGTGGAGGTCCGTTTCGGCCCCGGTGTTCTGGCCGGGCTTGGCGCGCGGGTACGCGCGGCGGGCGTGGACCACGTTGTGCTGGTGGGCGGCGGCGAGGCGGCGCGCCGCGTGGGCGCGTACGATCAGGCCGTGGCCTCGCTGGATGGGGCGGGCGTGCGCCGCAGCGAGGTGTGGGGCGTGACGGCAAACCCGGATCTGGGCACCGTGCTGCGCATCGCCGCGGCGGCGGGCACCGGTGGCGAAGGTTCCACCGCCCATGCCCCCATCGGCGGTGGCACGGGATTCGTCGCCATCGGCGGCGGCAGCGTCATCGACGCCACCAAGGCGGCAGCGGCCCTGGTGCCCCTGCTGGCCGAAGGGCGCGACCCGTGGAGCCCCTTTGCCGAGCGCAAGCCGGTCACCCGCTCGCTGCCGGTGTTCGCGGTGTCCATCCTGTCGGGCACCGGATCGGAAATGAACGGCAACGCCGTGATTACCCGGGGCGCGTCGGGCCACAAGTGGGGCATGCGCTGCCCGTCGCCGGTGGCCACCTTCGTGGACGTGACCTTCCAGCAGGGGCTGCCCTGGCACCTGACCGTGAACGGCGCGGTCGACGCCATGAGCCACGTGCTGGAATTTTCGGTGGTGGGCACGCCCGCCGCGTCCACCGAGGCTGGTGTCGGGCGCAAGGCCCCGGAACTTCCCTTCTTTGCCGAAGAGGCGGTGCTGGCCCAGAACGAGGCCCTGTTGCGCACCATCGTGCGGGCCGCCGCGCGCCTGCGCGCCGATGCCCACGACGCGGAGGCGCGCGGGGCGCTGGCCTGGGCGTCGGGCGTGGGCCTGTCCGGCCTGACCGGGGTGGGGCTGGGGGCCGGGTCGTGGGAGTCGCACGCGCTGGAGCACGCCGTCAGCGGCCTGCACCCGCACGTGCCGCACGGGCTGGCCCTTGCCGTCATCTACCCGCGCTGGATGGAGGAAGTGGCGCGGGACAAGGCCCCGGCCATGCGCAGGCTGGCGGCGGCGCTGGAAGCCACGGTGGCCGAGGCCCTGGCCGAACCCGGCGAGGACGGCAACCCGTCGGCCCTGCCCGCTGGCGACCGCGATGCCCCGGAGCGTTGCGCGCTGCTGCTGCGCGCGCTGTTCCGGCACTGGGGCGCGCCCGCCGGGCTGTCGCACTGGGGCGTGAGCGAGGGCGACGTGGAGCGTCTGGTGCAGTTGGCCAAGGAATATCCCCGTCCGCTGCAACTGGCGGCGGACAGGGTGGAGCGGGTGTTCCGCGCGTCCCTGTAG